One region of Streptomyces sp. NBC_00442 genomic DNA includes:
- a CDS encoding GMC family oxidoreductase, whose protein sequence is MPTQSTQPTETPALTEEFDYVVVGGGTAGNVVAARLSEDPSVTVCVLEAGPSDVGDDNVLKLDRWMGLLESGYDWDYPVEPQSHGNSFMRHARAKVLGGCSSHNSCIAFWAPAEDLNAWEAAGCSGWGADDIFPLYQRLETNDAPGDHHGRSGPVKIRNVKSSDPCGAALLEACAQQGIPTTQFNDARTVIRGANWFQINSDENNTRQSSSVAYLHPVMDKRPNLVVRTGVRAKKLVIDENRRCTGAEYLDPDLIHTRTVTARREVIVSCGSIDTPKLLMLSGIGPAAHLREVGVDVLVDAPGVGENLQDHPEGVIMWEAKQPMTTASTQWWEIGIFADTQPGLERPDLMFHYGQVPFDMNTARYGYPTTENAFCLTPNVTQAKSRGTVRLRTRDYRDKPMVDPRYFTHEHDERVMTYGLKLAREIAAQPALSGWAGAELAPGPDVRTDDELLDYIRKTHNTVYHPASTVKMGADDDAMAPVDARLRVKGIDGLRVCDGSIMPDLVTVNPCITTMAIGEKCADLLKADAR, encoded by the coding sequence ATGCCGACACAGTCCACACAGCCCACTGAAACCCCCGCGCTCACCGAGGAGTTCGACTACGTCGTCGTCGGCGGCGGCACGGCGGGCAACGTGGTCGCGGCCCGGCTCAGCGAAGACCCCTCGGTCACCGTCTGCGTCCTGGAGGCGGGCCCCTCCGACGTCGGCGACGACAACGTCCTCAAGCTGGACCGCTGGATGGGCCTGCTCGAATCAGGCTACGACTGGGACTACCCGGTCGAGCCGCAGTCCCACGGCAACAGCTTCATGCGCCACGCCCGCGCCAAGGTGCTCGGCGGCTGCTCGTCGCACAACTCCTGCATCGCCTTCTGGGCGCCCGCCGAGGACCTCAACGCCTGGGAAGCGGCGGGCTGTTCGGGCTGGGGAGCCGACGACATCTTCCCGCTCTACCAGCGCCTGGAGACCAACGACGCCCCGGGCGACCACCACGGCCGCAGCGGCCCGGTGAAGATCCGCAACGTCAAGTCGTCCGACCCGTGCGGCGCCGCGCTGCTCGAAGCGTGTGCCCAACAGGGCATCCCCACCACGCAGTTCAACGACGCCAGGACGGTGATCCGGGGCGCCAACTGGTTCCAGATCAACTCCGACGAGAACAACACCCGCCAGTCCTCATCGGTCGCCTATCTGCACCCCGTGATGGACAAGCGCCCCAACCTCGTCGTGCGCACCGGTGTGCGCGCCAAGAAGCTCGTCATCGACGAGAACCGCCGCTGCACCGGCGCCGAGTACCTCGACCCGGACCTCATCCACACCCGCACGGTCACCGCGCGGCGCGAGGTCATCGTGTCCTGCGGCTCGATCGACACCCCCAAGCTGCTGATGCTCTCGGGCATCGGCCCCGCCGCCCATCTGCGCGAGGTGGGCGTGGACGTCCTGGTCGACGCCCCGGGCGTCGGCGAGAACCTCCAGGACCACCCCGAGGGCGTCATCATGTGGGAGGCCAAGCAGCCCATGACGACGGCCTCCACCCAGTGGTGGGAGATCGGCATCTTCGCCGACACCCAACCCGGCCTGGAACGGCCCGACTTGATGTTCCACTACGGTCAGGTGCCGTTCGACATGAACACCGCCCGGTACGGCTACCCCACCACGGAGAACGCGTTCTGCCTCACGCCCAACGTGACGCAGGCCAAGTCGCGCGGCACCGTGCGCCTGCGCACCCGCGACTACCGGGACAAGCCGATGGTCGACCCGCGCTACTTCACGCACGAGCACGACGAACGCGTCATGACGTACGGCCTGAAGCTGGCCCGCGAGATCGCGGCGCAGCCCGCGCTGAGCGGCTGGGCGGGCGCCGAACTGGCCCCGGGGCCCGACGTGCGCACCGACGACGAGCTGCTCGACTACATCCGTAAGACCCACAACACCGTCTACCACCCCGCCTCGACGGTGAAGATGGGCGCCGACGACGACGCGATGGCGCCCGTCGACGCCCGGCTGCGGGTCAAGGGCATCGACGGACTGCGGGTCTGCGACGGCTCGATCATGCCCGACCTCGTCACCGTCAACCCGTGCATCACCACGATGGCGATCGGCGAGAAGTGCGCCGACCTGCTGAAGGCCGACGCGCGCTGA
- a CDS encoding Lrp/AsnC family transcriptional regulator, producing MAESVVLDPVDLHILRLLQNDARTTYRDLAAEVGVAPSTCLDRVARLRRAGVILGYQLRVDPAKLGRGLQALLSVQVRPHRRDLIGPFVERVRALPESRSLFHLTGPDDYLVHVTVADTADLQRLVLDEFTSRPEVARVETRLIFQQWECGPLLPPA from the coding sequence ATGGCCGAATCCGTCGTACTTGACCCGGTGGATCTGCACATTCTGCGGCTTCTGCAGAACGACGCCCGCACGACCTACCGTGATCTGGCCGCCGAGGTGGGTGTGGCGCCCTCCACCTGCCTGGACCGCGTCGCACGGCTGCGCCGCGCCGGCGTGATCCTCGGCTATCAGCTGCGCGTCGATCCCGCGAAGCTGGGGCGGGGGCTTCAGGCCCTGCTGTCGGTGCAGGTGCGTCCGCACCGGCGCGACCTGATCGGCCCGTTCGTGGAGCGGGTGAGGGCGCTGCCGGAGTCCCGGTCGCTGTTCCATCTGACCGGACCCGACGACTATCTGGTGCACGTGACCGTCGCGGACACGGCGGACCTCCAGCGGCTCGTCCTGGACGAGTTCACCTCGCGGCCCGAGGTGGCGCGGGTGGAGACCCGGCTGATCTTCCAGCAGTGGGAGTGCGGGCCGCTGCTTCCCCCGGCCTAG
- a CDS encoding APC family permease → MSMTKDDDDLREFGYRPELKRTLGNFHTFAAGISYISILTGTFQLFYFGFGFGGPAYWWSWPLVFVGQLMVALCFAELAAKYPVAGSVYNWAKKLGGPHVGWLAGWMMLIASIVSIAAVALAYQATLPQISKVFQIVGDGTGTYDVATNAVILAAVLILFTTLVNAFGVKLMARINTAGVFLELVATVVLIVLFAVHVVRGPSVVLDTHGHGGSGSFGYMGAFLTAALASAYVMYGFDTAASLGEESVDPSRNAPRAILRALLASFVLGGLILILALMSVSSLDGKGITTDGLQYVVLDVLGDTGGKLMLWCVLIAVTVCALAVHTAAIRLAFAMSRDNNLPAASLMAKVSPRFQTPVLPAVVIGVLALAILLVNIRQPQIFSVVTSIGIIMIYVAYLLVTLPMLIARLRGKWTPAGDGKFSLGRWGLPVNIVGVLWGGAMTINLAWPRAEVYNATAPYHWYLRWGAFLFVGAVLLGGFAYYWFVQRHKTGVLASHAATETESESQTDADTVHTAH, encoded by the coding sequence ATGAGCATGACGAAGGATGACGACGATCTCCGGGAGTTCGGTTACAGACCCGAACTCAAGCGCACCCTCGGCAACTTCCACACGTTCGCCGCGGGCATCAGCTACATCTCGATCCTCACCGGTACCTTCCAGTTGTTCTACTTCGGCTTCGGCTTCGGCGGCCCCGCCTACTGGTGGTCCTGGCCGCTGGTCTTCGTCGGCCAGCTGATGGTCGCCCTGTGCTTCGCCGAACTCGCCGCCAAGTACCCGGTCGCGGGCTCGGTCTACAACTGGGCGAAGAAGCTCGGCGGCCCGCACGTCGGCTGGCTGGCCGGCTGGATGATGCTGATCGCCTCGATCGTGTCGATCGCCGCGGTGGCCCTCGCCTACCAGGCGACCCTGCCGCAGATCTCCAAGGTGTTCCAGATAGTCGGCGACGGCACCGGCACCTACGACGTCGCCACCAACGCCGTGATCCTCGCCGCGGTCCTGATCCTCTTCACCACCCTGGTCAACGCGTTCGGCGTCAAGCTGATGGCCCGGATCAACACGGCCGGCGTCTTCCTCGAACTCGTCGCCACCGTCGTCCTGATCGTCCTGTTCGCCGTCCACGTCGTGCGCGGTCCCTCGGTGGTCCTCGACACCCACGGCCACGGCGGCAGCGGCAGCTTCGGCTACATGGGCGCCTTCCTCACCGCCGCCCTCGCCTCCGCCTACGTGATGTACGGCTTCGACACCGCTGCCTCGCTCGGCGAGGAGTCCGTCGACCCGTCCCGCAACGCGCCGCGCGCCATCCTGCGTGCCCTGCTCGCCTCGTTCGTGCTCGGCGGCCTGATCCTGATCCTCGCCCTGATGAGCGTCTCCAGCCTCGACGGCAAGGGCATCACCACCGACGGCCTGCAATACGTGGTGCTCGACGTGCTCGGCGACACCGGCGGCAAGCTGATGCTGTGGTGCGTCCTGATCGCGGTCACCGTGTGCGCGCTCGCCGTGCACACCGCCGCCATCCGTCTCGCGTTCGCGATGTCCCGGGACAACAACCTGCCCGCCGCGTCCCTCATGGCCAAGGTCAGCCCGCGCTTCCAGACGCCCGTGCTGCCCGCCGTGGTCATCGGCGTACTGGCCCTGGCGATCCTCCTGGTGAACATCCGCCAGCCGCAGATCTTCTCGGTGGTCACCAGCATCGGCATCATCATGATCTACGTCGCCTATCTCCTGGTGACCCTGCCGATGCTGATCGCGCGACTGCGCGGAAAGTGGACCCCGGCCGGCGACGGCAAGTTCTCGCTCGGCCGCTGGGGCCTGCCGGTGAACATCGTCGGCGTGCTGTGGGGCGGCGCGATGACCATCAACCTGGCCTGGCCGCGCGCCGAGGTCTACAACGCCACCGCGCCCTACCACTGGTACCTGCGCTGGGGCGCCTTCCTCTTCGTCGGAGCCGTCCTGCTCGGCGGCTTCGCCTACTACTGGTTCGTGCAGCGCCACAAGACCGGCGTCCTCGCGAGCCACGCCGCAACGGAAACCGAAAGCGAGTCGCAAACCGATGCCGACACAGTCCACACAGCCCACTGA